GTGGGCGCTCCCTTTAGCGGCGCTTTTCCGGCCTTGCAACGCGCAAAAGCGGCGTCTCCCAAAATGATCGCCAGCGGTCGCCTGGTCATTGGTCGCGAACCGCTCTCCGCTGGCCGCTCCGACGCTTCGACGCGCCCGTAACGATCGGAACGGCAAGGCTTTTCTCCCGTTTTAGCCCAACGATCGCACGGACGCCGCGACAGCGGCTGATACCGTGCGACAGGCTTGTCCCCATTCGCAGGAGAAAGGACGTCCCCATGGGCTATGAACGCAACGACCGCTACGGCGCCGACCGCAATTATCGCAGCGAGTTCCGCGATCCGCGCTACGACAACCCCAACGATCGCGGCTTCTTCGAGCGTGCGGGCGACGAGATCCGCTCCTGGTTCGGCGATGAGGATGCCGAGCGTCGCCGCCGTATGGATGAGCGGTTCGACGAGCGCTACGACCGCGAATATGGCAGCCGCGACCGCTACGAGACCGGCGGCCGCTATGCCGATTATGCGCCGGGCGGCTATCGCAGCCCCGATCGCTATCCGAGCTGGAGCCGCTCGAACCGCGACGAGGGTTATCGCGCCTCCGGTTATTCGCGCGGCTATGCGCCGAGTTCCTATCATTATCAGGCGACGGGCGAGGATCGTCAGTTCGAGACCGGCTACCCGGATAGCTATCGCTCGCGCGGCAGCTATGCGGATACCGGCTATCGCTACGGCAGCGACCGCGACCGCGACTCGCGTGACGACGAATATCGCGCTTATTATGCCGGCGCTCGCGACGAGCGCGGCAATGACGTCCACGGCTACGGCAACTGGCGCAACCGCCAGCTCAGCCAGTTCGACCGCGATTATGACGAATATCGCCGCGAACATCAGAGCCGCTTCGAGAACGAGTTCGCGAGCTGGCGGCAGAACCGCCAGACCCAGCGCGATTCGCTCGGCTCGGTGACCGAACATATGGAAGTGGTCGGCTCGGACGGCACGCATGTCGGCAAGGTCGATCATGTGCGCGGCGATCGCATCCTGCTGACCAAGACCGATCGCGACGCCGGTGGCCACCACCATTCGATCCCGTCGTCTTGGATCCAGTCGGTCGACGACAAAGTCCACCTCGCCAAGACGGCGGTCGAGGCGCAGCAGGCGTGGCGCGACGAGGACAGCAATCGCGGCCTGTTCGGGCGCGACCGCGATGACGATGATCGCGGTGCGACCAATCTCAACCGGAGCTTTTCCGGCACCTACTGAGGGGCGCGTGACAGCATCCTGAGGGCGAAGGCCCGGCCGAGCGATCGGCCGGGCCTTTTTGCTTATGCGATGCTCACGCGGCGCGCACGAACCGCTCCTCGAACGCTGATGCGGGCCGGGCCTATCGGACGCCGTGTAGTGCGGTGCGGCGTCCTGTCGCGCGCCTGTCGTTCGAGGATCTCGTCGCCATGCAGGATTTTCTATGGATCGCCGCGATGCTGGGGCTGCTCGCCCTGACGCTCGCTTATGTCCGCCTCTGCGATCATGCGTGAGGACCGGCCATGACCCTCGACCTCTGGCTCGCCGCGATCACGGCGATCGGCCTGCTCCTCTATCTCGTCGCGGTCCTGCTGCGGCCCGAGAAATTCTGAGCCTGGAGACCCCATGATGACCGCTTCAGGCTGGATCCTGATATTCGCCTTCGTGGCTGTGCTGCTGGCGCTGACCAAGCCGGTCGGTGTCTGGCTGTTCGCCCTTTACGAAGGCCGTCGTACCCCGCTCCACACCGTACTCGGCCCGGTCGAGCGCGGCTTCTACAAGCTCTCCGGCATCGATCCGACGGAAGAGCAGAGCTGGCGCCGCTACGCGGTGCATATGCTGGTGTTCAACGCGGTGCTGATGCTGTTCACCTATGCGGTGCTGCGGCTGCAGGCGGTGTTGCCGCTCAACGCGGGCGGGCTCGCCGGCCTGCCGCAGCATCTCGCGGCGAACACGGCGGTGAGCTTCACCACCAACACCAACTGGCAGAGCTATTCGGGCGAGTCGACGATGTCGAACCTCAGCCAGATGCTCGGCCTCACCATCCACAACTTCCTGAGTGCCGCGACCGGCATCGCGCTGGCCTTCGCGCTGTTCCGTGGCTTCGCGCGTCGCGAGATGAAGACGATCGGCAATTTCTGGGCGGATTGCACGAGGATCACGCTCTATCTGCTGCTGCCGATCTCGATCGTCTATGCGTTGTATCTCGCCGCCAGCGGCGTGCCGCAGACGCTCGCGTCCTCGGTGGACGTCACCACGCTGGAGGGCGCCAAGCAGACCTTGATGCTCGGGCCGGTCGCTTCGCAGGAAGCGATCAAGATGCTCGGCACCAACGGCGGCGGCTTCTTCAACGCCAACTCCGCCCATCCGTTCGAGAATCCGAGCGCGATGACGAACTTCATCCAGATGCTGTCGATCTTCCTGATCGGATTCGGCCTCACCTGGTGCTTCGGCAAGGCGGTGGGCAACACGAAGCAGGGCTGGGCGATCTTCTCGGCGATGGTGCTGATCTTCCTCGCCGGCGTGGCGGTCTGCTATTCGCAGGAGGCGGCGGGCAATCCGGTGCTCCATCATCTCGGCGTCCCCGGCGCCAACATGGAGGGCAAGGAGGTGCGCTTCGGCGCGGCGGCCTCGGCCTTGTTCGCGGTGGTGACGACGGCGGCATCGTGCGGCGCGGTCAACGCCATGCACGACAGCTTCACCGCACTCGGCGGGCTTGTGCCGCTGTTCAACATCCAGCTCGGCGAAGTCGTGGTCGGCGGCGTCGGCGCGGGCATCTACGGCTTCCTGCTGTTCGCCATCCTCGCCGTGTTCGTCGCCGGGCTGATGGTGGGCCGCACGCCCGAATATGTCGGCAAGAAGATCGAAAGCCGCGAGGTGAAGCTGTCGGTGCTGGCGATTGCGGTGCTGCCGCTCGTGATTCTCGGCATGACGGCGATCTCCAGCGTCGTGGCGCCCGGTCTCGCCGGGCCGCTCAACAAGGGGCCGCACGGCTTTTCGGAGATCCTCTACGCCTTCACCAGCGCCGTCGGGAACAACGGCTCCGCCTTCGCCGGCCTGACCGCCTCGACACCTTATTATGACGGGATGCTGGCGGTGGCGATGTGGATCGGCCGCTTCTTCATCATCGTGCCGATGCTGGCGGTCGCGGGATCGCTCGCCGCCAAGAAATACACGCCGGAAAGCGCGGGATCCTTCCCGACGACCGGCCCACTGTGGGTGGGCCTGCTGGTTGGCATCGTGCTGATCCTCGGCGGCCTCACCTTCCTGCCGAGCCTCGCGCTCGGCCCGATCGCCGATCATCTCGCGATGATCAACGGCCAGCTCTTCTGAAGGTCACAACCATGGCCCGTTCCGCCACTCTCTTCACGCCCGAGCTGATCCTGCCTGCGGTGGGCGATTCGTTCCGCAAGCTCAATCCGAAGGAGCTGGTCCGCAACCCGGTGATGTTCGTCACCGCCTGCGTGGCTGCCCTGCTCACCATCCTGCTAATCGTCGGGCACGACAGCCTCGGCGTGGGCTTCAAGCTGCAGCTGGTCGTGTGGCTCTGGCTGACCGTGCTGTTCGGTACGTTTGCGGAAGCCTTGGCCGAAGGACGCGGCAAGGCGCAGGCCGCCTCGCTGCGCGCCACCAAGGCGGAACTGACGGCCAAGCGCATCAAGGGCAGTGGCATCGAGCCGGTCCCCGCCAGCGGCTTACGCAAGGGCGATATCGTGCTGGTCGAGACCGGTGACCTGATCCCCGCCGATGGCGAGGTGGTGGACGGTGTCGCCTCGGTCAACGAGGCCGCGATTACCGGCGAGAGCGCGCCCGTGATCCGCGAGGCGGGCGGAGATCGCTCGGCCGTCACTGCGGGCACGCGTGTCATCTCCGACCAGATCAAGGTGCGCGTCACCGTCGATCCCGGCCAGGGCTTCCTCGATCGCATGATCGCGCTGGTGGAAGGCGCCGAGCGGCAGAAGACGCCCAACGAGATCGCGCTGACCATCCTGCTCGTCGGCCTGACGATCATCTTCCTGATCGCGGTGGGCACGATCCCAGGCTTCACTGCCTATGCGGGTGGCGCGGTGCCGGTGGCGATCCTCGCCGCGCTGCTGATCACCTTGATCCCGACGACGATCGCGGCCCTCCTTTCGGCGATCGGCATCGCCGGCATGGACCGGCTGGTGCGTTTCAACGTGCTCGCCAAATCGGGCCGTGCGGTGGAAGCCGCTGGCGACGTCGACACTTTGCTGCTCGATAAGACCGGCACGATCACCATCGGCGACCGTGCCGCGACCGAATTCCGTCCCGTCAGCGGCGTCACCCGCAACGAGCTGGCCGAAGCGGCGCTACTGGCGAGCCTCGCCGACGAGACGCCCGAGGGCCGTTCGATCGTCGTCCTCGCCCGCGAACAGTTCGGCGTGACGACCGAGGCGCTCCCCGCTGGTGCCGAGATCATCCCCTTCACCGCGCAGACTCGCATTTCGGGCGTGAAGTTCGGCGATACGCTGATCGAGAAGGGTGCGGTGGATTCGATCCTCAAGGCGCATGCCGGTCTCGGCGGCTCCACCGCCGCCGCCGATCTGCGTCGCTCCACCGAGGAGATCGCCCGCGCCGGGATGACTCCGCTCGCGGTGGCGAAGGACGGGCGCCTGCTCGGCTCGATCGCCCTCAAGGACATCGTGAAGGCCGGCATCAAGGAGCGGTTCGGCGAGCTGCGCAAGATGGGCATCCGCACTGTGATGATCACCGGCGACAACCCGCTCACCGCCGCCGCCATCGCCGCCGAGGCGGGCGTCGACGATTTCCTCGCGCAGGCGACGCCCGAGGACAAATTGGACCTCATCCGCAAGGAGCAGGCCGGCGGCAAGCTGGTGGCGATGTGCGGCGACGGCACCAACGACGCTCCCGCACTTGCCCAGGCCGATGTCGGCGTGGCGATGAACACCGGCACGCAGGCGGCGCGCGAGGCGGGCAACATGGTCGATCTCGACAGCGATCCGACCAAGCTGATCGAGGTGGTCGGCCTCGGCAAGCAATTGCTGATGACGCGCGGCGCGCTCACCACCTTCTCAGTCGCCAACGACGTCGCCAAATATTTCGCGATCATCCCGGCGATGTTCGTGGCGATCTATCCGGGGCTTAAGGTGCTCAACATCATGGGCCTGTCATCGCCCCAGTCGGCGATCCTGTCGGCGATCATCTTCAACGCGCTGATCATCCCGCTGCTCGTGCCGCTCGTGCTCAAGGGCGTGACGTACCGGCCGATCGGCGCTGGCCCGCTGCTCCGCCGCAACCTCGCCATCTATGGCCTCGGCGGCCTGATCGCGCCCTTCATCGGCATCAAGCTGATCGACCTGCTGGTCGGCGGCCTGCACCTCGCCTGAGGACATCATCATGAGCAAAGACCTCACCACCTCGCTCCGCCCCGCGCTGGTCATGACCGGGCTGTTCGCGCTGACGCTCGGCATCGCCTATCCGCTCGCCATCACCGGCGTCGCCCAGCTCGCCTTCCCCCGCCAGGCAAATGGCAGCCTCGTCGAGCAGAACGGCAAGGCGATCGGATCGGAACTGATCGGCCAGAACTTCGCAGAGGACCGGTATTTTCACCCCCGCCCGTCGGCCGCCGGCAAGGGCTATGACGCGACCGCCTCGTCAGGCTCCAATTTCGGGCCGACCTCCCAGGCGCTTGTCGACCGGGTGAAGGGCGACGTCGCCAAGGTTTCCGTACCAGGGAAAATCATTCCACCCGACCTGGTCACGGCCTCCGCCTCGGGGCTCGACCCCGATCTCAGCCCCGAGGCGGCTTTGTATCAGGTGGACCGGGTGGCCGCCTCGCGCCACCTCCCGGCGGCGCAGATCGAGGCGCTGGTACGCCGCTCGATCGATACGCCGCTCATCCCGTTTCTCGGCGATCGCCACGTCAACGTGCTGGCGCTCAACCAGGCGCTCGATCATCTGGCGGCCACTGGACACTGAAGGCTGCTTTTGTCCGTGCGCCGCGGCGGTCAGCCGCGGCCACGCCCGTAATGGCTGGGCGGCACGCCGAGCACGCGATGGAACATCGCGGTGAACGAGCTCGGGCTTTCATAGCCGACATCGTAGGCGATGTTGGTGATCGGACGGCCCTCGCCGAGCATCGAGAGCGCCGCCATCAGCCGGATCTGCTGGCGCCACATCGCGAACGCCATGTCGGTTTCCGCCCGGAAGGCGCGCGTGAAGGTACGCCGCCCCATGCCGGCCTCGCGGGCGAGCGCGTCGAGGTCGCGCTGGTCGGCCGGATCGGCGATGATGATGTCGCACACCCGCTTCAGCCGCCGGTCGTGCGGGATCGGTGCCGAGAGCGGGATGGCCGGCGCGCGCGCCACCTCGTCGAGCAGCAGCCGGACGATCTGGCCCTCGCGCCCGTCCGCCTCATAGCCATCGCCGAAACCCAATACCTCCTGAATCAGCGCGCGGACGAGTAGCGACACGTCGAACACGCGAGCCTCGCTCAGTTGGCCCGGCATATCGGGATCGATCTGGACGAGATTGAACGTCACCGGCCCGCGGCACGAAATCTCGTGCATGGCCTCGGCCGGCAGCCAGATCGCGCGGTGCGGGGGCAGTACGTAGCTCGCGACCTCGGTCACCACCGATATCACGCCCGTGAGCACATAGACGACGAGCGCGCGATCGCGGCTGCCAAAAGCATCGACATGGCCCGCCGGATAGTGATCGGTCACCCCGACCACCGGCCCGATCGTCAGCGGCAAATCCGCACTGCGCTTCATGACGCGTGAGCGTAGCTCAAGTTCGGGCCCATGCCCATGGGTGTCAGAGTGTCCGCAGACCGCTTGCGTGGGCGTGGTTTCCGATCCATGACCCATAGACGGAGGGGACAAGACGGAACCGCAGCGCGACAGGCTTGGCGAGCAGACGGCGAGGGAGACGATCCTCTCTCGGCTGGCGCATCGTTACGGCCAGGCGCTGGGCCGCTTCTTCGAGCGGCGGGTGGCGGTGAAGGCCGATGTTCCCGATCTGGTGCAGGACGTGTTCCTGCGGCTCAGCAGGATGCCGGATCCGGCGGCGATCGAGAAGCCCGAGCATTTCCTGTTCGTCACCGCCGCCAACGTGCTCAAGGACCGCGCGCGTCGCGAGGCGGTGCGCGGCGCCGGCCTGCACGACGAATTGCTCGACGATGGTCTGATCGGTTCGGAGATTCCGCCGGACCGCGTCTTGGAAAGCAGGGAGGCGGCGGAACGCCTGCAGGCGGTCCTGCTCGAGCTTCCCGAACGGACCCGCGACGTCTTCGTGCTGCGCGTGCTGGAGGGAGTGAAGATGGCCGACGTCGCCCGCGCCCTCGGCATCTCGACGCGCGCTGCCGAGAAGCATCAGGCCAAGGCGCTCGCCCGCGTCACCGCCGCGCTGGAGGATTGGCGCCATGGGTGACGCCCTCCTTGCCGAAGCGGCGCTCTGGCACGAGCGGATGCTGGACCCGAGCGACGCGACGCGCGCCGCCTTCGCGGCCTGGCGCTCGATGAGCGCGGATCATGCCGAGGCCTATGCGCGGGTCGGTGCGGCGCGAGAGACTGCAAGCGCGCTCGGCGAGCAGCCGGCCCTGCTCTCGCTTCGCCAGCAGACGCTCGCCCGCACGATGCTGGGCCGCAGGTCGAGGCGCATCCCGCCGCGCGCGGTGGCCGCCGCCGCCCTGCTGCTGGCCGGCGCGCCGCTCGCCGCGCTCGGCATCCATGCATGGGTTCCGCACAAGGTGGAGCAGGCCGACACCCAGACCTTCCGCACCGGCATCGGCCAGCAGACCGATGTGACCCTGCCCGACGGCTCCGTCGTCACGCTCGATACGGCCAGCCGGCTGGCCGTATCCTATGATGGCGGCACCCGACATCTGCGGCTCGACGGGCAGGGCTGGTTCAGGCTCAAGCCTTCCGGCACCCCGTACGTGATCAGCGCCGGCGGGCATGATTTCTCCGCCGGTCAGGGCCAGTTCGATCTCCGCACCGATCCGGGGCAGGTCCGCGCCTTCGCCGCGCAGGGGCAGCTCACCCTCACGGGCGGCGATTCCTCGGTGACGGTGGAGCCGGGCCACTTGCTTTCCGCGCAGGGCAGCGACGTGCTGATCCGCCGGCTCGACAACCCGGCGAGCATCACCGGCTGGCGGAGTGGCCTGCTCCAGTTCGACAACCTGACGCTGGCGGACGCGGCCAGCGAAATCAACCGCTACCGCCGCCGGCCGATCCGCATCGCGGACAACCGCGCGGCGAGCCTGCGTGTCTCCGGTGCCTTCCATACGGCGGAGACCCCCGCCTTCGTCGATGCCCTCACCACGGGCTTCCCCCTGCGCGTGAAGCAGGATAGCAGCGAGGCTGTCGTCATCGCCTCACGCTGAGGTGACAAAAAAGTTTCGGTAGGGGGTTCGGCTTTTGGAAGGCCTTGCGTCTTGTCCCTTGAAGGTCCCGCGTACGACGGGATCGCGAGGGAGGAGGCAGGTGCCATGGCGATACCGTTCCAGCGCTGCGCTCGCGATTCTGCTCGTCACCGCTCTGTGGCCCGGTCGCTCGATCGCGGCACCGCCACTTTCCTTCGACATTCCCGGCACCACTTTGTCGGACGCACTGGCCCGGTTCGCGCGGCAGAGCGGACGGCAATTGCTGTTTGCGCCGTCGGATGTGGCGGGCCGGCGAGGCGCGTCCGTGCATGGTTCGCTCGATCCGGATCGGGCGCTTGCGAAACTGCTCGCGGGATCGGGCCTGCGCGCCCGCGCGGCGCCGGGTGGCGCCATCCTGCTGGAGCCGGTGCCCATGGCTAAGGCGGCGCCTCGCACCCTGATCGATCCGGAGGCGATCGCGCCCGCCGAGGTGGCGAAGGCGCCCGACATCGTCGTGGTCGGCACGCCGGGTGGCGGGCGGCGCCGACAGGAAGCGGCCTTCGCCGTGACCAGCATCGACCGGATCGCGATCGATCGTCTCGCGCCGGCCAGCACTGCCGACGTGCTCAAGCTGGTGCCCGGCCTCACCATCGAAAGCTCGGGCGGCAAGAACGGCGCCAACATCTTCGTGCGCGGCTACCCGTCCGGCGGCGATGCCGAATATGTCACCTTCCAGACTGAGGGCGTGCCTTTCTTCCCGCCGGCGACGCTTT
The nucleotide sequence above comes from Sphingomonas oryzagri. Encoded proteins:
- the kdpF gene encoding K(+)-transporting ATPase subunit F, encoding MTLDLWLAAITAIGLLLYLVAVLLRPEKF
- the kdpA gene encoding potassium-transporting ATPase subunit KdpA — protein: MTASGWILIFAFVAVLLALTKPVGVWLFALYEGRRTPLHTVLGPVERGFYKLSGIDPTEEQSWRRYAVHMLVFNAVLMLFTYAVLRLQAVLPLNAGGLAGLPQHLAANTAVSFTTNTNWQSYSGESTMSNLSQMLGLTIHNFLSAATGIALAFALFRGFARREMKTIGNFWADCTRITLYLLLPISIVYALYLAASGVPQTLASSVDVTTLEGAKQTLMLGPVASQEAIKMLGTNGGGFFNANSAHPFENPSAMTNFIQMLSIFLIGFGLTWCFGKAVGNTKQGWAIFSAMVLIFLAGVAVCYSQEAAGNPVLHHLGVPGANMEGKEVRFGAAASALFAVVTTAASCGAVNAMHDSFTALGGLVPLFNIQLGEVVVGGVGAGIYGFLLFAILAVFVAGLMVGRTPEYVGKKIESREVKLSVLAIAVLPLVILGMTAISSVVAPGLAGPLNKGPHGFSEILYAFTSAVGNNGSAFAGLTASTPYYDGMLAVAMWIGRFFIIVPMLAVAGSLAAKKYTPESAGSFPTTGPLWVGLLVGIVLILGGLTFLPSLALGPIADHLAMINGQLF
- a CDS encoding FecR family protein, producing MGDALLAEAALWHERMLDPSDATRAAFAAWRSMSADHAEAYARVGAARETASALGEQPALLSLRQQTLARTMLGRRSRRIPPRAVAAAALLLAGAPLAALGIHAWVPHKVEQADTQTFRTGIGQQTDVTLPDGSVVTLDTASRLAVSYDGGTRHLRLDGQGWFRLKPSGTPYVISAGGHDFSAGQGQFDLRTDPGQVRAFAAQGQLTLTGGDSSVTVEPGHLLSAQGSDVLIRRLDNPASITGWRSGLLQFDNLTLADAASEINRYRRRPIRIADNRAASLRVSGAFHTAETPAFVDALTTGFPLRVKQDSSEAVVIASR
- a CDS encoding RNA polymerase sigma factor is translated as MDGGDKTEPQRDRLGEQTARETILSRLAHRYGQALGRFFERRVAVKADVPDLVQDVFLRLSRMPDPAAIEKPEHFLFVTAANVLKDRARREAVRGAGLHDELLDDGLIGSEIPPDRVLESREAAERLQAVLLELPERTRDVFVLRVLEGVKMADVARALGISTRAAEKHQAKALARVTAALEDWRHG
- a CDS encoding DUF2171 domain-containing protein yields the protein MGYERNDRYGADRNYRSEFRDPRYDNPNDRGFFERAGDEIRSWFGDEDAERRRRMDERFDERYDREYGSRDRYETGGRYADYAPGGYRSPDRYPSWSRSNRDEGYRASGYSRGYAPSSYHYQATGEDRQFETGYPDSYRSRGSYADTGYRYGSDRDRDSRDDEYRAYYAGARDERGNDVHGYGNWRNRQLSQFDRDYDEYRREHQSRFENEFASWRQNRQTQRDSLGSVTEHMEVVGSDGTHVGKVDHVRGDRILLTKTDRDAGGHHHSIPSSWIQSVDDKVHLAKTAVEAQQAWRDEDSNRGLFGRDRDDDDRGATNLNRSFSGTY
- the kdpC gene encoding potassium-transporting ATPase subunit KdpC, producing MSKDLTTSLRPALVMTGLFALTLGIAYPLAITGVAQLAFPRQANGSLVEQNGKAIGSELIGQNFAEDRYFHPRPSAAGKGYDATASSGSNFGPTSQALVDRVKGDVAKVSVPGKIIPPDLVTASASGLDPDLSPEAALYQVDRVAASRHLPAAQIEALVRRSIDTPLIPFLGDRHVNVLALNQALDHLAATGH
- a CDS encoding AraC family transcriptional regulator translates to MKRSADLPLTIGPVVGVTDHYPAGHVDAFGSRDRALVVYVLTGVISVVTEVASYVLPPHRAIWLPAEAMHEISCRGPVTFNLVQIDPDMPGQLSEARVFDVSLLVRALIQEVLGFGDGYEADGREGQIVRLLLDEVARAPAIPLSAPIPHDRRLKRVCDIIIADPADQRDLDALAREAGMGRRTFTRAFRAETDMAFAMWRQQIRLMAALSMLGEGRPITNIAYDVGYESPSSFTAMFHRVLGVPPSHYGRGRG
- the kdpB gene encoding potassium-transporting ATPase subunit KdpB is translated as MARSATLFTPELILPAVGDSFRKLNPKELVRNPVMFVTACVAALLTILLIVGHDSLGVGFKLQLVVWLWLTVLFGTFAEALAEGRGKAQAASLRATKAELTAKRIKGSGIEPVPASGLRKGDIVLVETGDLIPADGEVVDGVASVNEAAITGESAPVIREAGGDRSAVTAGTRVISDQIKVRVTVDPGQGFLDRMIALVEGAERQKTPNEIALTILLVGLTIIFLIAVGTIPGFTAYAGGAVPVAILAALLITLIPTTIAALLSAIGIAGMDRLVRFNVLAKSGRAVEAAGDVDTLLLDKTGTITIGDRAATEFRPVSGVTRNELAEAALLASLADETPEGRSIVVLAREQFGVTTEALPAGAEIIPFTAQTRISGVKFGDTLIEKGAVDSILKAHAGLGGSTAAADLRRSTEEIARAGMTPLAVAKDGRLLGSIALKDIVKAGIKERFGELRKMGIRTVMITGDNPLTAAAIAAEAGVDDFLAQATPEDKLDLIRKEQAGGKLVAMCGDGTNDAPALAQADVGVAMNTGTQAAREAGNMVDLDSDPTKLIEVVGLGKQLLMTRGALTTFSVANDVAKYFAIIPAMFVAIYPGLKVLNIMGLSSPQSAILSAIIFNALIIPLLVPLVLKGVTYRPIGAGPLLRRNLAIYGLGGLIAPFIGIKLIDLLVGGLHLA